The following coding sequences lie in one Megalodesulfovibrio gigas DSM 1382 = ATCC 19364 genomic window:
- the gcvH gene encoding glycine cleavage system protein GcvH, with amino-acid sequence MIPDDLLYTKTHEWIRMEDDEAVVGITQFAQSQLGDLTFVELPKVGDTVTAGEEMGSVESVKAASEIYSPVDGEVIAVNEELVDTPEVINEDPYGEGWMVRVRVTGGQPSDGLLTPEEYADLLEE; translated from the coding sequence ATGATTCCTGATGATCTGCTGTATACCAAAACGCATGAATGGATCCGCATGGAAGACGACGAGGCCGTGGTGGGCATCACCCAGTTTGCCCAGTCCCAGCTTGGCGATCTCACGTTCGTGGAGCTGCCCAAGGTGGGCGACACGGTGACCGCAGGCGAGGAAATGGGATCCGTGGAGTCCGTCAAGGCAGCCAGCGAGATCTACTCCCCCGTGGATGGCGAGGTAATCGCCGTCAATGAGGAGCTGGTGGATACGCCCGAGGTCATCAACGAAGATCCGTATGGTGAAGGCTGGATGGTGCGCGTGCGTGTGACCGGGGGCCAGCCCTCCGACGGCCTGCTCACGCCCGAAGAATACGCCGACCTGCTTGAGGAATAA
- a CDS encoding response regulator — MKFLIVDDDFDSRKLLQKILHPFGYVDIAVDGEEGVEAFRAACKEGEPYDLVCLDILMPNMDGQKALREIREVERELLGEACRHAKVIMISGLDDNREVHDAFFLGDATSYIVKPIRKQLLLEEIAALGLTLAPLSE; from the coding sequence ATGAAGTTTCTGATTGTAGATGACGACTTCGACAGCCGCAAACTTTTGCAGAAGATCCTCCATCCTTTCGGCTATGTGGATATCGCCGTGGACGGGGAGGAAGGCGTGGAGGCATTCCGCGCCGCCTGCAAAGAAGGCGAGCCGTACGATCTGGTGTGTCTGGATATTCTCATGCCCAACATGGACGGGCAGAAAGCCCTGCGCGAAATCCGCGAGGTGGAGCGCGAGCTCCTGGGCGAGGCCTGCCGGCACGCCAAAGTCATCATGATCAGCGGCCTGGATGACAACCGCGAAGTGCACGACGCCTTCTTCCTGGGTGACGCAACTTCCTATATTGTTAAGCCAATCAGAAAGCAGCTATTACTTGAAGAAATCGCTGCCCTGGGCCTGACCCTCGCGCCCCTGAGCGAATAA